A window of Struthio camelus isolate bStrCam1 chromosome 15, bStrCam1.hap1, whole genome shotgun sequence contains these coding sequences:
- the AMZ1 gene encoding archaemetzincin-1 yields MLQCKHAQEFSFGPRALKDALISTNPALQELYAKAFSSAEKLFLSEAYNPQRTLFCTLLIRTAFDWLLSHPDAPEDFETFYHSMLRRKQNFYRKHIYLQPIDLIEGPAGLSLLDSLQSCVESFFLGFRVKCLPSVPISSIHCRYRHSQDSDRVQLHADGILNFLKNNKPMDALCVLGLTLLDLYPCETWSFTFSKFLPGQEVGVCSFARFSGDFPQAGGSRLTPLTRKERLCEVSEESRDRTLPFSALEMVQCCKVTCHEICHLMGLGTCRWLQCIMQGALSLDEALLRPLEPCPICLRKLQYVVGFKLVERYRKLYAWTQTVLSSWPRQESAERSASEDLPPFSSDSGMCCENDSEAVTSLSEPLTPDTCSQALSIGQELEQDERWSSPAEARSRPQLAARPADSIKEYELWLETCIAALERNVSEEELAQVDRTVDALAKWEMFTGQLPAVKKDLPFGRDNTGLRKVLGDKFSSLRRKLSSRKLSKGESSPHRWRWEEN; encoded by the exons ATGCTGCAATGCAAACATGCTCAGGAATTCAGCTTCGGGCCCCGGGCTCTGAAGGACGCTCTGATCTCCACCAACCCAGCCCTGCAGGAGCTCTACGCCAAAGCTTTTTCCAGTGCGGAGAAGCTGTTTCTTTCTGAAGCCTACAACCCCCAGAGAACGCTCTTCTGCACACTGCTCATCAGGACAGCTTTTGATTGGCTCCTCAGCCATCCCGATGCCCCTGAGGACTTTGAAACTTTCTACCactccatgctgaggaggaagcagaATTTCTATCGAAAGCACATTTACCTGCAGCCTATAG ACCTAATCGAAGGGCCTGCGGGGCTCTCGCTGCTGGATTCCCTCCAAAGCTGCGTCGAGTCTTTCTTCCTGGGCTTCCGTGTAAAGTGCCTTCCCTCTGTTCCCATCTCTTCTATTCACTGCCGCTACCGCCACAGCCAGGACTCGGACCGAGTGCAGCTGCACGCAG ATGGGATCCTGAATTTCCTGAAGAACAACAAGCCCATGGATGCACTGTGTGTCCTGGGACTCACACTGCTGGACCTTTACCCGTGTGAGACCTGGAGCTTCACATTCAGCAAATTCCTGCCAGGACAAG AAGTAGGAGTCTGCAGCTTTGCCAGATTTTCTGGGGATTTCCCCCAGGCTGGTGGTAGCCGCTTGACTCCCCTCACACGGAAGGAGCGGTTATGCGAAGTCAGTGAGGAAAGCAGAGACCGGACATTGCCGTTCAGTGCCCTGGAGATGGTCCAGTGCTGTAAG GTGACCTGCCACGAGATCTGCCACCTGATGGGGCtggggacctgccgctggctgcagTGCATCATGCAGGGCGCGCTGAGCCTCGACGAAGCCCTGCTGCGGCCCCTGGAGCCGTGTCCCATCTGCCTGCGCAAGCTGCAGTACGTCGTGGGCTTCAAACTCGTTGAGCGCTACAGG AAGCTCTACGCTTGGACACAGACGGTGCTGTCCAGCTGGCCGAGGCAAGAGTCGGCAGAGCGGTCTGCCTCCGAGGACCTCCCCCCGTTCAGCTCAGACTCCGGCATGTGCTGCGAGAACGACTCCGAGGCGGTGACCTCCTTGTCCGAGCCGCTGACGCCCGACACCTGCAGCCAGGCCCTCTCCATCGgacaggagctggagcaggacgAGCGCTGGAGCTCGCCGGCCGAGGCGCGCAGCCGGCCGCAgctcgccgcccggcccgcggaCAGCATTAAGGAGTACGAGCTGTGGCTGGAGACGTGCATTGCTGCCCTGGAGAGGAACGTCTCCGAGGAGGAACTGGCGCAGGTAGACAGGACCGTGGACGCCCTGGCCAAGTGGGAAATGTTTACAGGACAACTGCCTGCTGTGAAGAAGGATCTACCCTTTGGTAGGGACAACACGGGGCTACGGAAAGTTCTCGGAGACAAATTTTCCTCCCTGCGGAGGAAATTGAGTTCAAGAAAACTGTCCAAAGGGGAATCGTCCCCTCATCGCTGGAGGTGGGAGGAAAACTAG